tacaatatatttgtctatatacattagattagtcagtacaaTAACCAAAATTGCAACTAATCtgaaacaaaaacataacatCACAATTCTAAACTTAATACACCCAagtagaaaaaattaaataaaattttaataaacaagaacatttttgaaaaaattaaaattttcagTTAAAATGtggtgtgtgtatttttttctcaataactcttgaatttaaatgtattatatttctattcctgaagatgttaggtgaccatagtcttttttaattaatcatagtattttaataaatatacaattgtttaataaaactgttttgttaaaatgcatgggcacaggcccggcgccaggaagtcaaaactgagggggcactttaaatccataggggggcactagacctggtgactcattttggtctcttgtttctttcatttaggctatttattcacatttattattactttgcattactgcctaagttactgaactaaggcagtaatataggctacgttttaatagtaataacaatatgcaGTTTCGCTATTACGAATTTTATTAACGATAGTAATGCATgccgcttattaatgcagacggatgatggcttcagtgccaaacgagtgctttaaatcatatgttattctccttatttccgttttatttcaaataacaggcatatgaatgtttaaagttttaggtaaagacgtcaaattatgcccacgcatgcaagctgacccaccatcagactattcatttaaccggtaaataaatatagtaaaatcagcttaaccgagtcatcccGCTTCACGTATTATCCAACCAACATCATtgttagggaaaagctaaatgttacaatttaatgtcatttaaaacaattacttagtttcattttaaggcattagtgtagccagaaaaatacctaaaaagataccaaaattcacatgttattaccgtgaaaattggttaaattttggcacggaTAACACTCAATATGCTTTATAACTTTTTATTcatgattttaaatgtaaaaacaaagatttatcttaggctatcataagtgtgtttttttcgtgatattgtaaaccatcataaaccattaggttactAAGCCTACccgtaattttatttattaattatttaattaattaagccTTTTTTAaatagcttgttttcaggttattttcattttagggccatgagctacaagtcaaaacaaactcgatatgttgtattttagctcttaaaatagatctacaatatattttgtttaattttgcatgagcaaaaagCTGTATAGCctaaatgacatatttttaaaagattatcattctgcTTACCTGCAGCGCGTGAGagtttctcggttgatccgcgataaatccacttaagcaccatattccatttataacactacAAACTTGACTTAAtaaacgcaaaaggcatttattatgtgttataccttgactgctgctgcataatgggatgtttctctacacaactgtaaaagtgcgctttttagcaaaatgaaagcaaacattcaaagggttctgcgttttgtcaattttagtttaattgtaataatattaataataatattaataaataaaattaaaatattatttatagtgtagcctactgtgggactgtgcagtaaactatttgtttttattaaaacatttttattaggctacatcttcccgaactaataaatgactggcagttgcgtctctgctaaaattaatttaacagcaaatttcttatgtgttttttccttttagagctcaagagagttgtgtttaaataattagttaaccaaagcatgtaatgaattaagctgctcctatcatgtcacccacttttctcccttgtgagttgagtgcgcctccatcaccgtgtgcgcgttttaaaggctatttacggCCGCACCTGACCTGACGCTGGGACCGGATCTCTGAactataggactagctttaatatcactattttcataattcaattgctatgtcatatattttaaaatatgtaaatgtgtgttctaaaggttggaacgacgggagtgttaataattaatgacagaaagaattttcagtttgagtcctttataaaaactgggggggcacaaactctttctgagggggcaatgcccccctttgcccccccgtagcgccgggcctgcATGGGCAGcacggtgtctcagtggttagcactgttgcctcacaacaagaaggtcaaaaagtcaggagtttgcatgttcttcccgtgttcgcatgggttttctcctggtgctctggtttcccccacagtccaaagacaagcaccataggtgaactgaataatccgctgcgtaaaagatatactggaatagttgggggttcattccgttgtggtgacctctgataaatcagggactaagctgaaagaaaatgaatgaatgttaaaatgCACCAAAACTTATTTACTgtatactgaaaaaaatatttaaaaaacaattactttttaaaaggggggtgtactcatttatgctgagcactgtaatgtCTCTACGAGggaaataatgtaaaattaacaGCCTCTTATGTCTTTATGAAAAAAGTTAATGAAAAACactgcgtgcatgcgtgtgtatgtatttgtgttagCTCTTTTcatagaaagaaaaagaaaatagaaaaggAACATAAAATCCAAGTTATGATTATGTGTGCAATTTTGTATATGCACAGGAGGACAAGAGTCTTTTCTTTTAAcaaaatatagaataaaaatagATAGTGATAGAAGTGATAGTGATTTCCAGAGCAATTAGAGCTAAACATAGAATAGAAAGTTTTGTTCAGGTACCCTAGTTAGTTATTTACGACTATAGCTTGTTAATGGGTGAGAAATCCTCGTCGTGTCAGCAGGTGTCCTCATTCTCCGTCATTCACTACTGTTCGCAGAAAGGGGCGCAATAGAGTCAACAGAATCTCAGTCTCTGCCCACATCAGACTCGTCCTGACGGCACTGCAAACTTTGGCTGATCTGCTGCGAGAGTCATGTCGAATAACAGCACGAGTGGTTTGTCGAGCTTGCAAAAAAGCGTCAATCAACTGCGATTTGAAGCATCATTTGACAGAATTATGGTGAGTTGAAAATAATTATAAACTCAAAAGAATGAAAATCTTTGCTTACTGGGTGTGACTTGACAGACTTGTCGATCATGTCTGCCTTTGTATTTCACTAATGTAGTGTGTTTTAACATTTCTTGAGTTATTATAACATCTTACAAGTGTAACCATAATGTGTCCAATGTATTTCGTGTTTGAACCGCAGTTTACTATGCCTTATATCACTTACCTTCGTTTTCACCAAACGATGACAGCTGGCGTTTAATCGAGTGCTATCAAAGGTTGTCTGCCAACAGCAATATGTTTCAGTACGTTTTTGAGGTGTATGATAATCTAAGTCAACAATCAATAAATCATAATCCGCTTAAAAGTCTCCAAACTGTTCCACATCCGTATTTTTGATTCCCTGCTAACTCTAAGCAGTATGGCAAGCTGATTTAACTTTCAATATATTTTCATGCTACTAGTAGCCTACTTTTTTAGATACTAGTTTATTTTCCATTACTATTATCAGTATCTCTCCCATACCATTATACTatctttttactattattaacatcGAATAACAAATATCTTAGAGGTAACAACATAGTAACAAATAAAGTACAAAACATTCAGTCTTAAACCTGGGGGGGTCTTTTTAAAAGATAGTCGTACTTAAGTTTTTCAAAAGTTTAGATTTTGGCATCAACTGTCTGATACTGAAAATTTCAAAGTTCTAAAAGCTTGCACACTAGATAATTTGAAAGATGAATCTATCAGCTGATCCATCTGTCTGCTGATAGATCAGCTGATAGACGCGACATTCAAATGCTTCCGTGTATATGTGATTGAGCTTAGTGAACTCTCGTGAAGCAATGACCTTTTGAGGCCTATTACAGTCTGTAGCTGTAGCACATGAGCCcagtcagggccggagtgggactcctttttagctctggagtttcaagccttagatcGGAACACTTCAGTCAACGACTGAACATATAAAATaacgttatttccaattcagtttcaaatgacactaacatgtctttttcaaggacacagctgctttagaacttcaaatgtttttcataaatatgagaacattaattctttatagatatccagtcaaCGGtcgtcacacacacaaaaaatatgtacccctacataagtaaaccaaacagtattttatgtcttaacactgaaaatgaaaaaaatttattaaactcTGGTGAGGTTCGAACTCGGATCAGCGGCGTTGTAACGTAACATGCTAACCACCAGACCACGATGGCGCTCGTAAGCACTGCACTGTTATCTGCAGCTATTGATGTCTACTCTTTTTTTTGCCctactctttttctccccttttaagacttctgatcaagttatgttagatttattaatgtagtgaatcgtctgattttcattgagcaggtgtaatattcatttatattaattaataatcccTAAGGTGCGGCTGTTTGGAGTGGAATGGGGTCCAGCCCGCAGGTAAATGATGATCATCATAAACCTGCAGACTGCATTTTGTtcacgaggctgcgagaaaaaaaataaaaagagcggagctgtggcaaaataatgaataaaaagagtgaggttatggtaaaataaacaaataattgaaaaaatcgCAAATGCTGAGAGTGCAatctagggacaccggccctcacggccaaaaaacggaacggcccaccgggaattctcccggttctcccgattTAACTCTATCAGAGTTAAAACCAACTCCAAATGAGTGAACATGTTGTTCCAATATTTTCAGAGTTAAAATAACACTCTTGAGAGTTACTTGACAACACTATAAATGAGATATTTTTTCACTGTATTGAGTTAAAATAACTCTGGTCTACACTACAGGGAATTGACTGATCCTGACTCTAGTGTAAAGAGTGAAAATTCAACACTTTATAGAGAGAATTTTACTCTTGTCTACTTAGTTGACATTACAATACTCGCGACTGATAGTTAAAATAACTTGCATAGGACAATTCTCCAagaatgactgaaaaaaaaatcccaattaTGTTATTAATCATTTCTATTAACAAAACATGTTAACACTGGACAGCCAGCACTACAAATTGACACTTTTTACAAATTAACACTTTTTATAACTTTAAAGGATTTAAAAAAATGGCATaacttttatgttcaattcagATTTATGGTGAAGtaaatgttggaaaaaaacacCATCAAGTGTTGGTTACCTGTAACTCCTTGATTTTACACTGGATCAAATCAGCTTTGAACTctgatcatgtttatttataaatatctaGCTCtgtaattttaacactttactctgaaatgctttaacatcgagaatttaactctgaggAGTTTGCTGTGTACTTATTCATTAGCTATAGGAATTTTTCATCTAAATTATTAGATAATGGTTCTTATTCTCTACATAGTTGTTTTACTAGTGCCTAGTAACCATTATGTTGTTACTAGTAACAAATCTTAAAAATCTGCCATTCTGCCATATAAATACTGTTTACTAAATTTTCCCTTGCAACTATTTCAATAAATAGTGCAAGTGTTTCAATAGTGATTTGTAAGGTACCAGTACATTGAGTGGACATTAGtttgttttgtaattattattagtaaaagCTGCTTTTTTACTGGTCTTTGATGTCTTGTCACAATAGGCAGAGttcaaataaaaatctttcaagtaaaataattacaaaaaacttAGTAGTAACAAATAGAATTGGTATGTAGTAAATGTGTACTAATACATATTGGATATGTACTAGTATTCGAGGATTAATGCTATTATCTAATAATAAATGTCCATCTGTAATTTACATATATTGTTATCTAATGAAtgggtactagtatctaataataactaatcaATCTAAGGAATATGttctactattttttttaaatatactagtACCTGAAGAAACTTAAGAATAAatcttaaaacagcttgccatacaGGCAGACactgctcgctctctctctttctccctctctccctccctctcttccTCCCTccttctctccctccctctctctccctgtgtgtgtgtgtgcgtgtgtgtgtgtgcgcgtgtgtgcgcgcgtgtgtgtgtgtgtgttgtcgtgCTGCTCACAGTGGAGCTCTTTGTTGATTGTAAGTGTGTGTGACACAGTGTCACATTTGTTGGCTGGAAAAATCCAAATCTATATTAGTAACCACTTGCCCCAAAACacactattttaaaaacaacCGAAGTCTTTATGTGTTGTTATATCAGATTAATCATGAATCAAATAAACTGTGTAACTTCTAACCGCGTGATTTGTAGGAAATTGTGATGGCCAATAAAGCCTTTATTGCTCCACAACCCCCTTTTTGTCTGTATGTAGTATGCATATGTGTATAGCTCTATACTTCAAACAATCTCTCCTACTTCCAGGTTTCTCAAGCTGCAGACGATCTAAAAGCATTCTGCTTAAAAAATGCCAGTAAAGACCCTCTCATTAAAGGGGTGCCACCCAATGACAACCCCTTCCGACCCGCAAAATCATGTGTTCTCCTCTGAGGTATCAATGATCAGCTCAGTGTTACTTTTGCTTTTGGTTGTACTTCCTGTTTAACCAGAATGTGAACAAGATTGTGGaccttttcttctttctcttcCCCCTAAAAGGAGTCATGAAGAATGCTGAGAAACTTCTGAACATTGCAAGCATTTAAACCACCTTTCATCAGACCCCGAGCTGCATCATCGATATGACTACACTAAATTCTTTATCTTGGATAGCTGCATTCTCACGAGACGTTTTGATTGTTTAATAATGTGatttatgaagaaaaagtgtTTGATTGTTTTGTAATGTGGAACGGAGCTGTTTTGTGTGCACAACTTTAGATTACGATTAATTGCATTAACTACTAGAAGAATTTTCAAAAAGCTGAACTATTTGCCCTACAAAGCAGGGTGTGTCTGGtgccaataataattttaaaacatatgaaaACAAATACTGATTTTCAGTTTGTGCTGGGTAGATTACTTAAATATGATCTGTTTCTGATATGATATGAGCTCTAAATGATGTGAGAGTTCAAACATttttagtaggaaaaaaaaaaggaaaaactagtTTAAAAACTCTGGTGAGGAGTGTTGAAGCAATGACTTTCTGCGCCAATCACAGTCTGTAGCTGTAGCACACGAGCCTaatgaccagggccagacggaatctgcggacgttttttgctatttctgcagagaattttggtaaaattctgcggaattattttgggagtatccatcggagtatcataactaaaaccttaatatattaaataaaaagtaaaaaattactgaattaaaactgaataaattcagatttacacatttacttaagtaaataaacagaattaataatgggctaaaaatctgcagaaatctgcggaattctgcgcacgcagattccgtctgggccTACTAATGACCagtcatttgtttttataaacatgCTTAACAGGAAATTGGCATTTAAGAAATTTTATTATCATGTGGTgtcaaaatcaataatttttaaaGCCCCagtagtacttatttattagatatagGAATTTATCatctaaataattaaattaggatacttcatcaccttagaattataaggttctgtttgactttttttttttcaaaattaagtttatgatattttcttatttaatgacagcttatttacattataggatgtgtttttataagttgtttacattttaagacttttatttaaaaaaaacaaatgttacatacATGCTGTTtgttatatggaatgcaaaaactttgaagctcaatatctcaaaatcattcagagcgcagatagaaccttataattccaaggtgacaactTATTCTTTACATATTTGTTTCAGTATAGTGACTTATAATCATAATGTTGTTACTAGTAACAAATCTAAAATATCTGGCATTTTGCCACATAAATACTACAATGCAAAACCCAAtcagttaaggtaacttaaaccatttgaggtaactgattgcaacaaaccatttaagttcaaaaactaatcctaatgagtactgtgaacttaagcacagtaaaacccaacaaatgaagagaactcaaaccaactgagtactgtaaaacccaataagttaaggcaactcaaaccattggaggaaaccgattgctacaatttttctttttttacaaataatctatatgagtacttactccatttaatttgaagtaatgagctatttaattaactcattaccttcatgacttagttcaaaactcttttcaaatgagtagaattaactttcagtcaattttgagttaactacactcatttcatttgataaagttgactgttgtgttttgcagtgtagtatttactatattgtcacttgcaactatttaaataaatactagtGGTGATTTGTTAGgtaaaataatattcaaaagagattcagtaaataaataatagactGCGTTTGTGTGGAAAAATGTTAATCATGCTGTAATAATGTAACTTTTACCAGATTATTAGATTTCAAAAACAtaatctaagctttttttaatcattatataATGCACATTTAATCAAAACTACCCAGCACTATTTACAATATCAGTTAGCAAAACAGTAGCATGTTTTTGTAcacatttaaatgacaaatggctgtgctcacttctactgtaaaaataatattgcCAATAACGGACGTTATAGTACAAAATATACTCAAAACAATGAATTCAGGAGGAAATTAACACACTCAGCTTGTCAACAAGTTCTTTGGATAAGTCATGgtaaatatacaaatacatatatcCAACCTGTTTTATTGCCAGGTCCATTTAAATACCAGCCTTACACaggaaaaactgaagaaaaaaacagtGTTCTTGTAATGTTTTGGGTTTATGATGAAACACTAAATCTCTTTATTTGTTGATTAATGCAATAAGACCAATACACAGAGTGTTATTGCCAAGAAACTCATGTTAATTGTATTAACTAGTTAGCTGTATTGAAGGAGAGGGAGTGAGATGTCTTGAATCTCAGGTTCTTTTTGATAAAGTTTAATGCTGTGTGATATATTTTCACTTTTCTGAAAACTAAATGAGGTACTACtttttattcaaatgtattttctGTCATTCAGTGTCTATACTTTCTCCTAAAAGGCAGAAGTTCAGAACTATTACGTCTGTGACTATTCTAAGTGAAAGGGTGCTTGACTTTCTGTTGCACTTTAAAGTCTGGTTTCAGAACACAACATGACTGAGTGCATCATCTGGCTTATTTTTGCATACTCTCTGCTCCCACCGCTTGTATTATATCTGTACTGTATCTTTATCAGTCAAACACTGGACATTCATGCAAATGTCATTTGTACTTTGGGATTTTATTCTTGTCCTAAATGAACTTTTTCAGTCTGTTTACCCTATGTGTGTCTAGTGTCTTGTGTTTTAAGTTTGATTATGCCTACTGGAGACACATCTGATTTGTTTGCTGAAGAACTATAACAATTAAGATCCTGTTGAAAAAAATCCAATCAAATAGTCTTAAACTATCTCCCACTCTTTGGACAAGATCCTGTTTTCATTTTAGTGTTTTAACAATAATCAACAGTGATCAGTTGCTGGAA
This portion of the Danio rerio strain Tuebingen ecotype United States chromosome 3, GRCz12tu, whole genome shotgun sequence genome encodes:
- the si:dkey-204f11.64 gene encoding uncharacterized protein LOC100537752 translates to MSNNSTSGLSSLQKSVNQLRFEASFDRIMVSQAADDLKAFCLKNASKDPLIKGVPPNDNPFRPAKSCVLL